The sequence AGGGCCCGCGCGGGCCGATGCCGCGCTCGAATGCCCAGGCGTAATGCGACGCATCGCCGACGAGCAGCACCGGGCCGGACTCGGCGTTGACCACGAACGAGAGGTGACCGCGCGAGTGGCCGGGCGTCGGGAGCGCCCAGAGCGCGCCGTCGCCCCACACGTCGATGGCCATGTCGAACGGCGGCATGGGGGCGCCGCGCGCGAACGAGAGCTCCGAGAGCGTCGCGCCTTCGGCGAAGTGCCCGTAGCCCAGGTGCCCCGCGAGATCGTCGGCCTCGCCCTCGCCGGTCACGATCTCCACGTCGCGCGGGAGCTCGCCGAGGCCGGCCGTGTGATCGCCGTGAACGTGCGTCAGGTAGACCTGACGCGGGCGCGAGCCGAGGCGCGCGAGCTGAGCGCCGAGCGAGCGCCCTGCAGGGAGCGTGAACCGCGTGCCCATCGCCCGGTGCAGCCAGCTCACCGGCGCGCGGACGTCGCCGAACGGATCCCGCTCGAACGGGGCGGAGAGGCCGGCGTCTATCAGCACGTCGCCGCGCGTGGGATGGCGGACGAGGTGCGCGTAGATCGGCAGCGGCTCGTGCTCTCGGGCCCGATCGAACTCGACGTGGTCGCTGCGGAGCAACATCGAACGCGCTCCGCTGACCTCGCCCGTCTCGAGGGTGCACAGGCGCACCCGCTGGCCGCGCGCGAACACGTCCTCCCACGCGGAGGCGCGCTGCGGGGGCACGGCGAGCTCCACGCGTGGGAGCTTCGACGGGCTGCCAAGGCCGGCCCAGATCACGAGCGCCGCCCCGATCGCGACGACGGCGCCGAGCCCGGCGCCGATCCGGCGAAGCCACGGGCGGAGGGACGTGGAGGGCCGGCGAGGCACGGTCGGCGGCTCGGGCGGCGTCATCGAAGGAGCTTCATCGAGCGGAACATCACGCATGCCTCGGTTGTACGGCGCGCGGCCGCACGCGGGTCATGCTCCGGCGTGATGCCTGATATGTCGCGCAGGATATGATCCGGCGATGCGGATCGAGGACGTCGATTTCAACGGGCTGCGCGCGCTCCATCACCTGCTCGAGACGCGGAGCGTGACCCAGGCGGCGCGGCGCCTCGGCACGACGCAGCCGAACATGAGCCGCTCGCTCGCGCGGCTCCGAGAGGTCTTCGGCGATCCCTTGTTCGTGTCCACCGGCCGCGCCCTCGAGCCGACGCCCATGGCGCTCGCGCTCCAGCCCGACGTGGAGCGCGCCCTGTCGGCGCTGCGCGTGGTCTTCGATCCCATGGTCCGCCAGAAGCGCGAGGACGAGCCGTTTCCGCTGCGCGTGGCGACGTCCGATTACGGCACCCTGGTCGTGCTGAGGCCGTGGCTCGCGCAGCAGGCCAAGGCGCCGCCGATGACGACGCTGCGCATCGTCCAGCCCTCGCTGGAGACGATCGGCGCTCTCGAGCGCGGGGAGGTCGACCTGGCGCTCGTCCCGAGGGTGGACATCGACGGGCTGGAGCAGTTCGTGTTCCGCCCCATCGTCGACGACGAGCACGTGATCGTGACGCGGCGCGGGCACCCGCTCGCGCGGGGGCGCGCGACGTTCGAGCGATACCTCGCGTGCGGGCACGTCGTCGTGGGCAACTCGCTGCCGGGGCTCTCGCCGGTGCAGCGGGCGATCGCGCGGCTCGAACGATCGCGGGACGTGCGGGCGCGCGTGCCGTCGCTGCTGCTCGCGCTCTCGCTGGCAGCGGAGACCGATCTCGTCGCTACCCTGCCCGCGCGCATCGTCCGCGCCTCGGGGCTCCCGCTCACGACCCGACAGCTCCCTTTCGAGGTCGAGCCGTTCACGCTTCACGTCGTGTTCCACCCGCGCTGGACGACTGACCCGCGCCATCGCACCATCCGGGAGAGCCTGATCTCCAGCTCCGCCGCGAGGGGCCGCTCCAGGGCGTCCGCATGAGCCCGCAACGTTCGTGTGGCTCGCTCCGCTGGCACGATTCGACCGGAGCAGGCGATAGCGCCACTCACGCGCTCCCCGGCCGCCGTGCAGGTCCGACTCCGATGCTGCTATGCTGGTGCATGGGTCAGCGTGTGGTCGCGGTGTTCGGCTGGCTTCTCGCGCTCCTGGTCGT is a genomic window of Sorangium aterium containing:
- a CDS encoding MBL fold metallo-hydrolase; translation: MTPPEPPTVPRRPSTSLRPWLRRIGAGLGAVVAIGAALVIWAGLGSPSKLPRVELAVPPQRASAWEDVFARGQRVRLCTLETGEVSGARSMLLRSDHVEFDRAREHEPLPIYAHLVRHPTRGDVLIDAGLSAPFERDPFGDVRAPVSWLHRAMGTRFTLPAGRSLGAQLARLGSRPRQVYLTHVHGDHTAGLGELPRDVEIVTGEGEADDLAGHLGYGHFAEGATLSELSFARGAPMPPFDMAIDVWGDGALWALPTPGHSRGHLSFVVNAESGPVLLVGDASHYAWAFERGIGPRGPSASDEAAGQQSLDRLRELVRAHPSLRVVYGHEAPQVICEISTTP
- a CDS encoding LysR family transcriptional regulator — protein: MRIEDVDFNGLRALHHLLETRSVTQAARRLGTTQPNMSRSLARLREVFGDPLFVSTGRALEPTPMALALQPDVERALSALRVVFDPMVRQKREDEPFPLRVATSDYGTLVVLRPWLAQQAKAPPMTTLRIVQPSLETIGALERGEVDLALVPRVDIDGLEQFVFRPIVDDEHVIVTRRGHPLARGRATFERYLACGHVVVGNSLPGLSPVQRAIARLERSRDVRARVPSLLLALSLAAETDLVATLPARIVRASGLPLTTRQLPFEVEPFTLHVVFHPRWTTDPRHRTIRESLISSSAARGRSRASA